A DNA window from Bos mutus isolate GX-2022 chromosome 11, NWIPB_WYAK_1.1, whole genome shotgun sequence contains the following coding sequences:
- the LOC138990025 gene encoding LOW QUALITY PROTEIN: LON peptidase N-terminal domain and RING finger protein 2-like (The sequence of the model RefSeq protein was modified relative to this genomic sequence to represent the inferred CDS: inserted 2 bases in 2 codons) encodes MVTKHYSSEIRSRTYVVRFFSAEEQKTRKACRERAGGGRVQRSAHVDARGVARGEERRVCGSRRRWGWGGGRSCTGRGCLSRPKPAVPAAPCARRGGWKRGLSTEPVPPPCCGGDCGEPAPQRVDKGDEAFRAGEYDTASELYRSALAGLAQPDRGLCLRLGVALARAGRLLECLGALRGAAXAGALRLDELGELTVSLARALGPRERRESPGRAPGEAPRDLLGCPRCRRLLHKPVTLPCGLTVCGRCPEPGXARQVNVALSGLLEKSFPGECWARRLADQARNLQRQRQPEAALARCHQALDLGKWARAQGRLPAHLLSRRPGTGELSGSGEAKSRSQVHPRAVFSRTCAALLNRLVRPRLLFHPILGV; translated from the exons ATGGTTACAAAACACTACTCCTCTGAAATTAGGTCCAGGACGTACGTGGTCAGATTTTTCTCTGCAGAAGAGCAG AAGACGCGGAAGGCATGCAGAGAACGCGCGGGCGGGGGGCGCGTGCAGAGGAGCGCGCACGTAGACGCGCGCGGGGTCGCCCGGGGCGAGGAGAGGAGGGTCTGCGGGAGCCGccggcggtgggggtggggtggtgggcgGTCCTGCACAGGGCGGGGCTGTCTCAGCCGCCCGAAGCCCGCGGTTCCGGCCGCGCCCTGCGCCCGCCGCGGGGGGTGGAAGCGCGGCCTGAGCACCGAGCCGGTCCCGCCACCCTGTTGCGGAGGCGACTGCGGGGAGCCGGCGCCACAACGCGTGGACAAGGGCGACGAGGCCTTCCGCGCGGGCGAGTACGACACGGCGTCCGAGCTCTACCGCTCGGCGCTGGCCGGCCTGGCGCAGCCCGACCGCGGCCTGTGCCTGCGGCTGGGGGTCGCGCTGGCCCGCGCTGGCCGCCTCCTCGAGTGCCTGGGAGCGCTCCGCGGCGCCG CTGCTGGGGCGCTGCGGCTGGACGAGCTAGGGGAACTGACGGTCAGCCTGGCGCGCGCCCTGGGCCCGCGCGAACGGCGGGAAAGCCCGGGCCGCGCCCCCGGGGAGGCGCCCCGGGACCTGCTGGGCTGCCCGCGCTGCCGGCGGCTGCTGCACAAGCCAGTGACGCTGCCGTGCGGGCTCACCGTGTGCGGGCGCTGCCCCGAGCCGG CGGCGCGCCAGGTCAACGTGGCGCTGAGCGGCCTGCTGGAGAAGTCCTTCCCGGGCGAGTGCTGGGCGCGCAGGCTGGCGGACCAGGCCCGGAACCTGCAGCGCCAGCGGCAGCCCGAGGCCGCGCTAGCCAGGTGTCACCAAGCCCTGGACCTGGGTAAGTGGGCGCGGGCGCAGGGCCGCCTGCCCGCGCACCTGTTGAGCCGCAGGCCCGGGACGGGAGAACTTTCTGGAAGTGGTGAGGCGAAGAGCAGAAGCCAGGTCCACCCGCGGGCGGTCTTTTCCAGGACCTGCGCGGCATTGCTGAACCGTCTTGTGAGGCCAAGACTGCTTTTTCACCCTATCTTGGGAGTGTAG